A region of the Bacillus sp. NP247 genome:
AGACAGCTAGAGACGTTACCAAGAAGTGAAATAGCTCGTGAGTCAATAAAAAGAAATGGAGCAATTTTTATTGTTCCTTCTTTAGAAGAGGCGTTTCATTTATCAAATGAAATCGCTCCAGAGCATTTAGAGTTACACATAAAAGAGCCAATGAATGCTCTAGCTTATGTAAAGCATGCTGGATCAATTTTTCTTGGTCCATATGCACCTGAACCGCTCGGAGATTATTTGGCGGGGCCGAATCACGTATTACCGACAAGTGGAACGGCAAGGTTTTTCTCTCCGTTATCCGTCGATGATTTTGTGAAAAAATCAAGCTTCGTTTCTTATACGGAAGAAGCGTTAAGAAGTGTACAGCATCATATTGTAGAACTTGCAAATAAAGAAGGTTTACATGCACACGCAAGAGCGATCCAAATTAGGTTTAAGGAGGAAGAATAATGCGCCAATCTAGTCAAGCACGTGAGACGACTGAAACAAAGATTAAATTAAGTTTGCAGCTCGATGAAAGTACGAATGTTTCTGTGCAAACGGGAGTTGGTTTTTTTGATCATATGCTAACTTTATTTGCTAGGCATGGAAGATTCGGTTTGCAAGTTGAAGCTGAAGGTGATGTTTTCGTTGATGCGCATCATACGGTTGAAGATGTTGGAATTGTACTCGGAAATTGTTTGAAGGAAGCGTTGCAAAATAAAGAGGGTATTAATAGGTATGGATCGGCATATGTACCAATGGATGAGTCTTTAGGATTTGTCGCAATTGATATAAGCGGGCGCTCATATATTGTGTTTCAAGGTGAATTAGCAAATCCAAAGCTTGGAGATTTTGACACAGAATTAACGGAAGAATTTTTTAGAGCAGTTGCTCATGCTGCAAATATTACATTACATGCTCGCATTTTATACGGAAGCAATACACATCACAAAATTGAAGCTCTATTTAAAGCATTTGGTCGAGCGCTTAGAGAGGCAGTCGATAAAAATGCCAACATTACTGGTGTAAATTCAACGAAAGGGATGTTGTAATTGATTACTATTATAGATTATGGAATGGGGAATATTCGCAGTGTGGAACAAGCATTAAAATATATTGGAGCAGAGTACATCGTAACGGATGACAAAGAAGAAATATTGAGAAGTGATGGCGTTATTTTACCGGGAGTAGGCGCATTTCCGAAGGCGATGGACATTTTAGAAGAAAAAGATTTAGTATGTGTGCTAAAAGAAGTTGGGAGTTCAGGAAAACCGCTTCTGGGTATTTGCTTAGGAATGCAGCTTTTATTTGAAAAAAGTGAGGAACTACAAGACTGTAACGGATTAAATTTATTGCCAGGTGTCATTAGAAAGTTAAAAGTTCCTTATAAAATTCCACATATGGGGTGGAATGAGTTAAAGAAAGATGGAGAAATATCGCTTTGGAATGGAGTAGAGGACGGTTCTTTCGTATATTATGTCCACTCTTATTATGCAGATTGTCCAAATGAAATTGTGTATGGGGCAAGTGAGTATGGAGTGCAAGTACCTGGTTTTGTAGCAAAAGGAAATATATTTGGCGCACAGTTTCATCCTGAAAAAAGTGGTGAAATTGGAATGCAAATGTTAAAAAATTTCAAAGGGGTTGTAGAAGCATGGAAATCTTCCCAGCTATCGATTTAAAAGAAGGGCGATGCGTAAGGCTTTATCAAGGAGAGTTTAGTAAAGAAACGGTCATGAATGAAGATCCAGTCGCACAAGCAATCATATTTGAAAAACTTGGAGCGGAAAGATTGCATATCGTTGATTTAGATGGAGCAATTGCTGGGGAGTCAGTAAATTTATCTGTCATTGAAAAAATATGCAAGGCGGTACGTATTCCGGTGCAAGTTGGAGGAGGAGTTCGGTCACTCGCGGCAGTGGAGAAGTTGTTGTCAGTAGGTGTAGAAAAAGTGATATTAGGAACGGCTGCTCTTTACGATAAATCATTTTTAGAAGAAGCAGTTCGTCTATATAAAGAGAAAATCATTGTTGGAATTGACGCGAAAAATGGTTTCGTAGCAACGAGGGGCTGGTTAGATATATCTGAAATTTCTTACATTGATTTAACAAAGCAAATGGAAAGTTTAGGTGTTCAAACGATTGTGTTTACAGATATCTCAAAAGATGGGACGCTTGCAGGTCCGAACTTTGAACAATTAGAGCTACTGCAAAAAAGCGTGGGCATTCGTGTGATTGCTTCTGGAGGAGTGGCATCTATTCAAGATGTGAAAAGATTAAATGATATGAATATATACGGAGTCATAATTGGTAAGGCTCTTTACGAGAAAACGATTGATTTAGAAGAAGTGTTACAGGTTACAAAGCTATGTTAGCGAAACGAATTATACCATGTCTAGATGTAAAAGAAGGGCGGGTAGTAAAGGGAGTAAATTTTATAGGATTACAAGACGTCGGTGATCCTGTTGAAATAGCTGCTTTATACAATGATGCGGGAGCAGATGAAATTGTATTTTTAGATATTACTGCAACACATGAAGGGCGAAAAACGATTATAGATGTTGTAGAAAAAACGGCTTCAAAAGTATTTATTCCTCTTACAGTTGGAGGGGGGATTTCAAATGTTCAAGATATGTACAATTTACTAAGAGCTGGAGCAGATAAAGTTTCAATAAACTCAGCGGCAGTGAGAAGTCCGAAGTTAATCCAGGAAGGTGCAGAACATTTTGGCTCACAATGTATTGTCGTAGCAATTGATGCTAGAAAAGTGGCAGAAGATAAATGGAATGTATACGTAAATGGCGGAAGAGTCGATACGGGAATGGATGCAATCGAATGGGCGAAGCGCGTTGTCCAGCTAGGGGTAGGAGAAATTTTGTTGACGAGTATGGATGCAGATGGAACGAAAAACGGATATGATCTTCGTTTAACAGAAGCAATTTCAAGCAGCGTATCTGTCCCAGTAATCGCATCAGGTGGATGTGGTCATGCGGATCACATTATAGAAGTATTTAAAAAGACAACAGTTGATGCAGCATTAGCAGCATCAATCTTTCATTATGGTGAAGCGACTGTACAGGATGTGAAGAGGAAATTAAGAGAAGCAAACGTTGAGGTGAGGTTATGAAACCTAACTTTTCAAAAGGATTGATACCAGCTGTTGTTGTCGAGGAAGATACGAAAGAAGTTTTAATGCTAGCTTATATGAATGAAGAAGCGTATGAAAAGACGCTGGAAACGAAAAGAACATGGTTTTATTCCCGTTCGAGACAATCGTTATGGAATAAAGGAGGAACGTCGGGAAATGTCCAATATGTTCAATCCCTATATTTAGATTGTGATCAAGATTCAATTGTTGTTGTTGTAAAGCAAGTAGGGCCTGCTTGCCATACGGGAGAAAAAACGTGTTTTCACTATAAAATTATATAGGGGGATTAAATATGGACAGCGTACTTAAGTCGTTATTTGAAACAGTCAAAGAGCGAAAGCAACACCCGCTTCCTGAATCATATACAAATTATTTATTTTCAAAAGGTGAAGATAAAATTTTAAAGAAAATTGGTGAGGAGTGCACCGAAGTAATTATCGCGTCTAAAAATAATGATAAAGAAGAACTAGTAAAAGAAATGGTTGATGTGTTTTATCACTGTTTTGTTCTATTAGCTGAAAAAAACATTTCATTAGAAGATGTTATGCAAGAAGTGAAAGAAAGAAATGGAAAGCTTTCGAGAGTAGGAGACCGAAGCGAAATAGATACATTATAAGGGGGAAATATGGATGAAAGTAGACTATCACCTTCATTTAGAGGAAGGTCCATACTCAATAGGCTGGCTTGCTAAAATAAATGATGCACTACAATATTTTGAACCGCTTAAAGAAGGTAAACATTCAATGGAATGGCTTATGAAAACACAAGAACGCTTGAAAAAACGTGTGAAGGAAGGTCCATTTACGGTAAAATGGATTGATTTATATTTAGAAGAGGCTTTGCGAAAAGGTATAAAAGAAGTTGGTATTGTCGATCATTTATACCGTTTTCATGAAGCGAAAGGATATTATGAAAAGTATGTAAATATTAGTGATTCTAAGCTTGGTCGCTTGCAAAAAGAATGGTTAGATCAAGTAAGAGTAACGTCTCTTTATGATTTTACAAAGGCGATTGAAGAGGCAAAAGAGCGATGGAGTAAACGAGGGGTAACGCTCAAACTTGGAATTGAAGCGGATTATTTTATCGGCGGTGAACAAGAGTTACAAGGTTTACTAGCATTAGGAGACTTTGATTATGTAATCGGTTCGGTCCATTTTATAGAGGGATGGGGATTTGATAATCCAGATACGAAAGAGTATTTTGGTAAGCATGAGTTACATACTTTATATCACACGTTTTTCGCTACAGTTGAAAGTGCCGTTCGTTCTGAGCTCTTTGATATAATAGCTCATCTTGATAACATAAAAGTATTTAATTATCGGTTAGATGAGAATGAACAGCTTTCTTATTATAAGGAAATTGCGCGCGCGTTAGTGGAAACAAATACCGCAACAGAAATAAATGCGGGATTGTACTATCGCTATCCTGTGCGCGAAATGTGTCCAAGTCCGCTTTATTTACAAGTATTAGCTAAGTATGGAGTTCCGATTACTCTATCCTCAGATGCTCATTATCCGAATGATTTAGGAAAATATGTGGAAGAAAATATAAAGACATTACGCAATCATGATATTTCACACATAGCTACATTTACGAAACGAGTAAGAACGATGAGATTACTTGAAGAAGAAGTAACAATTTCAAAATAAACCACGATTTTTTGATGAAAACCACCCTTTTTGTTCAAAATAAGAAAGAATGAAAAGGAGGATGGAAAATGGTGAAACAACAAAATAAACAAAAGGTACAAGTGGCAGATCAGGCTTATACTTCTGAAACGAATAATACAGCTAATTCAGTTATCGAGGAGCAAATTAGCGATACGGTTGCAGAGGGAACAATTGATGTGAAGCTTGGAAAAGAATCGCAAGAAAAAGCGTAAAAAGAGGGGAGACTTGCATCTCCTCTTTTTTAATGGAAAAGTGTCGATTTTCAAAACTATAATCAAATTCCTTGGTTTTTATATGTGGATTTCTTACAATGAAATATAAGAGATATCTTATTTTGTATAGAAGAGGTGTTAGTAGTGGCGAAAATATTAGTAGCAGGAAAAATTCCAGCAATCGGATTAGAACTATTAAAGGATCATGATGTAGAAATGTATGATAAAGAAGAATTGATTTCTTTAGATGAATTAACAGAGCGTGTAAAAGATAAAGATGCATTGTTAAACTTACTTTCTACAAAGGTGACGAAAGAAGTTATTGATGCGGCACCTCATTTAAAGGTTATTGCAAACTACGGTGCTGGTTACGATAATATTGATTTCACTTATGCAGGAGGAAAAGGAATTGCGGTAACGAATACACCGAAAGTATCAACTGAAGCGACAGCAGAATTAACATTTGCACTTCTTTTAGCAGCTGCACGTAGAATTCCTGAAGGTGATACGTTATGTCGTACAACTGGATTTAACGGATGGGCACCATTATTCTTCTTGGGCCGCGAAGTACACGGTAAGACAATCGGAATTATTGGCCTTGGAGAAATTGGGAAGGCAGTTGCAAAGCGTGCGAAAGCATTTGGAATGAATGTTTTATATACAGGACCAAATCGAAAGCCTGAAGCTGAAAGTGAACTGGAAGCAACATACGTAACGTTGGAAGAATTATTACAAACAGCGGATTTTATTACAATTAACTGTGCTTATAATCCGAAATTACATCATATGATTGATGAAGAACAGTTTAAAATGATGAAGAAAACAGCATATATTATAAATGCTTCACGTGGACCAATTATGAATGAATCAGCACTTGCTCATGCACTAAAAACGAATGAAATTGAAGGTGCAGCTCTTGACGTATTTGAATTTGAACCGAAAATTACAGAAGAGCTAAAAGGATTAAAAAATGTAGTACTTGCTCCTCACGTAGGAAATGCAACATTCGAAACGCGTGATGCAATGGCTGAAATGGCAGTTAGAAATATTCTAGCTGTATTAAATGGTGAAGAACCTGTAACACCTGTAAATCAAAAAGTATTAGTTGCAAAATAAAGTGAAACTTTAATCAGTGGAGGGGCATCCTCTACTGATTAGTAGCCCTCGCCAACCGGGCTACGCGTAAATAGCGAGATAAAAAGAAACCTTCCAATTTCGGAAGGTTTCTTTTATTTTTCTTTATTTGCTTTTTTAGAAGGTCTTTGTCTAAGGAATTGAGATAGCATATACAAAATATATAGTGGAATGGCAATGAATAAGAAAACAGAAAAATTACCAAAACCTGTTTGGTACATTGTGATAATACTTCCAACTAAAAATAGTGTAATAATTATGCTATATCGTGGAATTGGTACATCTTTTAAACTTGGGATGCGAATTCGGCTCACCATTAAAAATGCGAACGTTACAAATACTGTAATAAGAACGATTTTTGGAATGGTATGTGAAAATAATGTTAGGAAAGCGACAAGCCCTCCTGCTGCAGTAATCGGAACTCCAGTGAAATATTTCATAGAAGTAGAAGATGGTGTTACATTAAATCGTGCTAAGCGATATGCTCCGAACAGTGGGAATAATCCCGCTATGTATAGTCCAATGATTCCGTAATTGGAAAAAGATGTGTAATACATTAAAACAGCAGGTGCTGCGCCAAATGTTACAACATCTGCGAGTGAATCAAGCTCTTTTCCCATTTGTGAATCAACGCGTAATAAACGAGCAACACGACCATCAAGACTATCTAACATCATCCCGATAAGTACTAAAATAGCAGCTGATTTATAATATCCTAAAGATGCATAGCCGATTGACAAGAATCCGCTATATAAATTTCCGAGCGTAAATAAGTTTGGAATAGCTGCTCTATACAAAATCTGATCCCTTGCTTTCTGTTATAAATTCTTAATTAGTGTACGAAAGTTTACTTATTTTATCATACCATAAATTTCTTCCGCATACGAAAAAAATTCCCAATTTGTGAAAGATTTGAAGTGTAAGTAAAAAAGAAGCAACTTTTCACAAAGTTGCTTCCTACATTATTCAAATTTCGTTGTCATCGTTCCAGTTTTAAATCGATTGTTAGGATCGAATCGTAATAAATCTCCATAAATCAGTTTGTCAGAGAGTTTTAAATCTGTTTTTGCTTTTTCAATATACGGCTGACATAGTGCTACATCTGCCTCTTCACCTGAGTTTTTTTTGTAGCACATATTTTTTGTATACACATAATCCTCTGTTACAAAACTACCATCACGCATTACCATAAGTGGATCTTTTTCTTTTATAAATAAGTCAGTTCCAAATTCAACTGATTGATTCGTTTTAATACCAAGTAAATGAAGCAGTGTTGGTTTAATATCAATTTGCCCTGATACTTTAGAGACAACTTTTCCTTCTTGACCAGGTACATGAATAATGAGGGGCACGCGCTGTAATTGCATAGAATCAAATGGTGTAATAGCGTCTTTCCCAAGGAACTGAGCCATAGCTGCATTATGGTTTTCGGAAATGCCGTAGTGATCCCCATAAATGACAATAACGGAATTGTCGTATAGTCCTTCTTCTTTTAATTGGTTAATGAATAATTTGAGAGCTTCATCTGTGTAGCGAACCGTTGGGAAATAGCGGTTTAGAACACCGCTTTCCGAATTAAACTCATCAACATATTGATCTTCTGGATTTAGAAGAAATGGAAAATGGTTTGTTAAAGTAATAAATTTCGTATAGAACGGTTGCGGTAAAGATTTTAATTTTGGAATAGATTGTTCAAAGAACTCTTTATCTTTTAATCCCCAACCGACAGACATTTGTTCAGTGCCTACGTAATCATTTAAATTAAAATAACGATCATATCCAAGTGCAGGATACATTACATCACGATTCCAAAATGTTTTATCGTTTGAATGGAAGACAGCGGAAGAATATCCGTATTTCTTTAACTGTTCTGGTGTGGCAGTATATTCATTTGTTGCATGAGTAAAGAATACAGAACCACGGTCTAACGGATAAAGTGAGTTTTCAACGATAAATTCAGCATCGGAAGTTTTACCTTGTCCCGTTTGATGATAGAAGTTATCGAAGTAAAAACTATCTTTTATAAACTGATTTAAAAATGGAGTAATCTCTTTTCCATTTATTTTTTTATTAATAACAAAACTTTGTGTAGATTCCATTGAAATTAAAATTACATTTTTACCCTTTGCAGCTCCAAATAAGTTTTTATCAACTTGTTTATCTTTTGAGTCTGTATAGTTTTTAATTTCAGAGAACCCGTCTCCACTTGCAAATACACGTTCAGCTGAAGACTTAGATTGAAGTGTAATATCAAATAGATGATATGTGTATAACCCTAAATTTTTCACGACAGTTTGACGATCAAATGAGCGTGAGAACATTTGTGGTTTATATATGACTGAAACAACAATTTGTAGTGCTAATAATGCTGTTACACCGCTAAAGAAAGTTCGCTTCTCAGAGCGAGAAAGTGGTGTTTTATCACCAAATGATGGGAATTTATGCGAAATAAACATTAAAATAATTGCGTCTGCAAATAAAAGTAATGTTTTATACGTAAAGAGTTCTTTTATACTTGTCCCTAAGTCAGCCATATTATTTGTTTGGAATAAAACAGGGAAAGTAACAAAATCGTTATAGAACCCGTAAAACATTGCATTTCCAAATAAAATAAATGACAGTATAAAACTAATTACAATAATAATTCGGTTTCGGTACTTAGATGCAAGTAAAGCGAAACCAAAAAATAAAAGTAACGAAGCTAGTGGGTTAATAAAAAGCATAAATTCTTCAAAGAAGTTATCAATTCTAATATCAAATGCTAGCTTGTACACAATATATGTTTTTATCCATAATAAAACGACTGCAACTAGTGCAAATCGCAGTTTTGGAAACAGATTTTGTAGCATAATATACTCCTCTCCTAAAAGCATGACGGTTCTTGTGAGCCGGTTTGATTAGCGCCTCATTTTATATATACGAACAGTCCTTTGTTATTATGTTTATTATACTATGAGTATCATTATACGAAAATAAAAGAGAGTTGTGGGCTTTTTTATAATAATTGAGTAGAAAAAGGGCAGTGGGAGACAATAAAACGGAGTTTCTATGTATGATAATTATCGTGCGCAGAAAGAATCGAGTAATAAAACGGAGGTTATAATGCGAAAATTATTATATTTTATAGTATGCAGTAGTGTTATACTTTTTGCCTCACCGAGTATGTCAGTAGCGCAATATGATGCACCCCTTATGGAAGATGCACTTTATTCTGTTTTATTTCCAAAAATAAATAAGGCAATTGAAAAACAATATGGGAGCTTGAAGCCTTATCAATGTCCTAAAATTATTAGTTTAAAAAAAGTGTATAGTGGTACATATTTATTTCAAGCGAGTATTGAAGTAACGAAGTATGAACGTGTTGCTGGGAAAATTGCTCCACCATTTGAGAAGGTAACGATTACATTTAATAACGAAGAGGGCGAATGGGAAGTGACAAAGGTTTCAGTAAAGCGCTTACCAAATGATACAAAATTAAACTGTAAAAAAACAATATAAAAAATTGTTTGACAAATAAAATGGTCCTTTGGTATTGTTAATAGCAACAATTAGATGTTTGAAAATTAAATAGACTTACCTCATCTACTCTCAAAGGTAGAGGCCGCAATAGGAAAGAGTAAGCTATGGGAGATTTAATGGAATCTGTGATCATAGGTTGAAAGGGACTATTGCCGAAATATAAGAATAACCATCTTATTCATATATTGGGACTGCATTGAATAAATGTAGTACTGTCATAAGATTTATTTTATGGAGAGCTATTTGGAGATGTTGATGCGGTTTCTTATTTTGAGGAGATAACAACTCGTTTATTTTTTCAATATATATTTTTCCTAATAAGAAACGCGTGTGAACATTGTTCCGCGCGTTTTTTGTCTATCTAAAAGCGTGCTGCAAT
Encoded here:
- a CDS encoding histidinol phosphate phosphatase domain-containing protein; translation: MKVDYHLHLEEGPYSIGWLAKINDALQYFEPLKEGKHSMEWLMKTQERLKKRVKEGPFTVKWIDLYLEEALRKGIKEVGIVDHLYRFHEAKGYYEKYVNISDSKLGRLQKEWLDQVRVTSLYDFTKAIEEAKERWSKRGVTLKLGIEADYFIGGEQELQGLLALGDFDYVIGSVHFIEGWGFDNPDTKEYFGKHELHTLYHTFFATVESAVRSELFDIIAHLDNIKVFNYRLDENEQLSYYKEIARALVETNTATEINAGLYYRYPVREMCPSPLYLQVLAKYGVPITLSSDAHYPNDLGKYVEENIKTLRNHDISHIATFTKRVRTMRLLEEEVTISK
- the hisI gene encoding phosphoribosyl-AMP cyclohydrolase gives rise to the protein MKPNFSKGLIPAVVVEEDTKEVLMLAYMNEEAYEKTLETKRTWFYSRSRQSLWNKGGTSGNVQYVQSLYLDCDQDSIVVVVKQVGPACHTGEKTCFHYKII
- the pssA gene encoding CDP-diacylglycerol--serine O-phosphatidyltransferase: MYRAAIPNLFTLGNLYSGFLSIGYASLGYYKSAAILVLIGMMLDSLDGRVARLLRVDSQMGKELDSLADVVTFGAAPAVLMYYTSFSNYGIIGLYIAGLFPLFGAYRLARFNVTPSSTSMKYFTGVPITAAGGLVAFLTLFSHTIPKIVLITVFVTFAFLMVSRIRIPSLKDVPIPRYSIIITLFLVGSIITMYQTGFGNFSVFLFIAIPLYILYMLSQFLRQRPSKKANKEK
- a CDS encoding NAD(P)-dependent oxidoreductase, whose translation is MAKILVAGKIPAIGLELLKDHDVEMYDKEELISLDELTERVKDKDALLNLLSTKVTKEVIDAAPHLKVIANYGAGYDNIDFTYAGGKGIAVTNTPKVSTEATAELTFALLLAAARRIPEGDTLCRTTGFNGWAPLFFLGREVHGKTIGIIGLGEIGKAVAKRAKAFGMNVLYTGPNRKPEAESELEATYVTLEELLQTADFITINCAYNPKLHHMIDEEQFKMMKKTAYIINASRGPIMNESALAHALKTNEIEGAALDVFEFEPKITEELKGLKNVVLAPHVGNATFETRDAMAEMAVRNILAVLNGEEPVTPVNQKVLVAK
- a CDS encoding DUF3888 domain-containing protein, which codes for MRKLLYFIVCSSVILFASPSMSVAQYDAPLMEDALYSVLFPKINKAIEKQYGSLKPYQCPKIISLKKVYSGTYLFQASIEVTKYERVAGKIAPPFEKVTITFNNEEGEWEVTKVSVKRLPNDTKLNCKKTI
- the hisB gene encoding imidazoleglycerol-phosphate dehydratase HisB, translated to MRQSSQARETTETKIKLSLQLDESTNVSVQTGVGFFDHMLTLFARHGRFGLQVEAEGDVFVDAHHTVEDVGIVLGNCLKEALQNKEGINRYGSAYVPMDESLGFVAIDISGRSYIVFQGELANPKLGDFDTELTEEFFRAVAHAANITLHARILYGSNTHHKIEALFKAFGRALREAVDKNANITGVNSTKGML
- a CDS encoding LTA synthase family protein, translated to MLQNLFPKLRFALVAVVLLWIKTYIVYKLAFDIRIDNFFEEFMLFINPLASLLLFFGFALLASKYRNRIIIVISFILSFILFGNAMFYGFYNDFVTFPVLFQTNNMADLGTSIKELFTYKTLLLFADAIILMFISHKFPSFGDKTPLSRSEKRTFFSGVTALLALQIVVSVIYKPQMFSRSFDRQTVVKNLGLYTYHLFDITLQSKSSAERVFASGDGFSEIKNYTDSKDKQVDKNLFGAAKGKNVILISMESTQSFVINKKINGKEITPFLNQFIKDSFYFDNFYHQTGQGKTSDAEFIVENSLYPLDRGSVFFTHATNEYTATPEQLKKYGYSSAVFHSNDKTFWNRDVMYPALGYDRYFNLNDYVGTEQMSVGWGLKDKEFFEQSIPKLKSLPQPFYTKFITLTNHFPFLLNPEDQYVDEFNSESGVLNRYFPTVRYTDEALKLFINQLKEEGLYDNSVIVIYGDHYGISENHNAAMAQFLGKDAITPFDSMQLQRVPLIIHVPGQEGKVVSKVSGQIDIKPTLLHLLGIKTNQSVEFGTDLFIKEKDPLMVMRDGSFVTEDYVYTKNMCYKKNSGEEADVALCQPYIEKAKTDLKLSDKLIYGDLLRFDPNNRFKTGTMTTKFE
- a CDS encoding YozQ family protein, which produces MVKQQNKQKVQVADQAYTSETNNTANSVIEEQISDTVAEGTIDVKLGKESQEKA
- the hisF gene encoding imidazole glycerol phosphate synthase subunit HisF — encoded protein: MLAKRIIPCLDVKEGRVVKGVNFIGLQDVGDPVEIAALYNDAGADEIVFLDITATHEGRKTIIDVVEKTASKVFIPLTVGGGISNVQDMYNLLRAGADKVSINSAAVRSPKLIQEGAEHFGSQCIVVAIDARKVAEDKWNVYVNGGRVDTGMDAIEWAKRVVQLGVGEILLTSMDADGTKNGYDLRLTEAISSSVSVPVIASGGCGHADHIIEVFKKTTVDAALAASIFHYGEATVQDVKRKLREANVEVRL
- the hisA gene encoding 1-(5-phosphoribosyl)-5-[(5-phosphoribosylamino)methylideneamino]imidazole-4-carboxamide isomerase, with the protein product MEIFPAIDLKEGRCVRLYQGEFSKETVMNEDPVAQAIIFEKLGAERLHIVDLDGAIAGESVNLSVIEKICKAVRIPVQVGGGVRSLAAVEKLLSVGVEKVILGTAALYDKSFLEEAVRLYKEKIIVGIDAKNGFVATRGWLDISEISYIDLTKQMESLGVQTIVFTDISKDGTLAGPNFEQLELLQKSVGIRVIASGGVASIQDVKRLNDMNIYGVIIGKALYEKTIDLEEVLQVTKLC
- the hisE gene encoding phosphoribosyl-ATP diphosphatase, with the translated sequence MDSVLKSLFETVKERKQHPLPESYTNYLFSKGEDKILKKIGEECTEVIIASKNNDKEELVKEMVDVFYHCFVLLAEKNISLEDVMQEVKERNGKLSRVGDRSEIDTL
- the hisH gene encoding imidazole glycerol phosphate synthase subunit HisH encodes the protein MITIIDYGMGNIRSVEQALKYIGAEYIVTDDKEEILRSDGVILPGVGAFPKAMDILEEKDLVCVLKEVGSSGKPLLGICLGMQLLFEKSEELQDCNGLNLLPGVIRKLKVPYKIPHMGWNELKKDGEISLWNGVEDGSFVYYVHSYYADCPNEIVYGASEYGVQVPGFVAKGNIFGAQFHPEKSGEIGMQMLKNFKGVVEAWKSSQLSI